In Blastopirellula sediminis, the following proteins share a genomic window:
- a CDS encoding neutral/alkaline non-lysosomal ceramidase N-terminal domain-containing protein, whose translation MTRILTPLLFVAFAFVQTFNVSTAQAADDAKPVFRAGAYAANITPPLGESIVGNWVPIPATHIHDELHARCIVLDDGKTKLAIVVCDNVGIPREVLDAAKELIEKETGIPASHVMISATHTHSATTARGPYYIIPNEKPTFYQTFLARRIADGVRCAIHQLEPAKIGWGSVEEPSEVFNRRWYVKNATLLSNPFGGLDQVRMNPPKGSDALDRPAGPVDPEVSFISIQSKEGRPIALLANYSLHYVGGVPSGDVSADYFGYFAKFIEQKLSASDLTPAFVGVLSNGTSGDVNNINFAEKGGKAYGRYEKMQEVADKIASKVADANEKIEFKDDVTLDAATTDLTLKVRKPTPEILEHFAEVRARAKDGAKPEHSRELIYADRADLLMQCPETVDVPLQALRIGDLAITTSPFETFTETGLELKARTPFAKSFTIELANGSFGYLPTPEQHRLGGYETWMGTNSVEKEASIKLVDELLKLEESLLPAK comes from the coding sequence ATGACTCGCATCCTCACGCCGCTCCTCTTCGTGGCTTTCGCCTTCGTGCAGACATTCAACGTCTCGACCGCCCAAGCCGCCGACGACGCCAAACCGGTCTTTCGCGCCGGCGCCTATGCCGCCAACATCACGCCTCCACTCGGAGAATCGATCGTCGGCAACTGGGTCCCCATTCCGGCGACGCACATTCATGACGAGCTGCATGCTCGCTGCATCGTGCTGGACGACGGGAAAACGAAGTTGGCGATTGTCGTCTGCGACAACGTCGGCATCCCTCGCGAAGTGCTCGACGCGGCGAAAGAATTGATCGAAAAGGAGACCGGCATTCCGGCGAGTCACGTGATGATCTCGGCGACCCATACCCACTCCGCGACGACCGCCCGCGGTCCCTATTACATCATTCCGAACGAGAAGCCGACCTTCTATCAGACGTTCCTCGCCCGCCGGATCGCCGATGGCGTTCGCTGTGCGATTCATCAGTTGGAACCGGCGAAAATCGGCTGGGGCTCGGTCGAAGAACCGTCCGAAGTTTTCAATCGCCGCTGGTACGTGAAAAACGCGACCCTTCTCTCCAATCCTTTCGGCGGACTGGATCAGGTTCGGATGAATCCGCCGAAGGGGAGCGACGCGCTCGATCGCCCGGCCGGCCCCGTTGATCCGGAAGTGAGCTTCATTTCGATCCAAAGCAAAGAAGGACGCCCGATCGCCCTGTTGGCGAACTACTCGCTCCACTATGTTGGCGGCGTCCCGAGCGGCGACGTCTCGGCCGACTACTTTGGCTACTTCGCCAAGTTCATTGAGCAGAAGCTGAGTGCGTCCGACCTGACTCCGGCATTCGTCGGCGTCCTCTCCAACGGAACCAGCGGCGACGTCAACAACATCAACTTCGCCGAAAAGGGGGGCAAGGCTTACGGCCGTTACGAAAAGATGCAGGAAGTGGCCGACAAGATTGCCTCGAAAGTCGCCGACGCGAACGAGAAGATCGAATTCAAAGACGACGTCACGCTCGACGCCGCGACGACCGACCTGACGCTGAAAGTTCGCAAGCCGACTCCCGAGATCCTGGAGCACTTCGCCGAAGTCCGGGCACGCGCCAAAGATGGAGCGAAGCCGGAACATTCCCGCGAACTGATCTACGCCGATCGGGCCGACCTCCTGATGCAATGCCCCGAGACCGTCGACGTGCCGCTGCAAGCCCTCCGCATCGGCGACCTGGCGATCACCACCAGCCCGTTTGAAACGTTCACCGAAACGGGGCTCGAACTGAAGGCCCGCACTCCCTTCGCCAAATCGTTCACCATCGAACTGGCGAACGGCTCGTTTGGCTATTTGCCGACGCCGGAGCAACATCGCTTGGGGGGCTACGAAACCTGGATGGGGACCAACTCGGTCGAGAAAGAAGCGTCGATCAAGCTGGTGGACGAACTGCTGAAGCTGGAAGAATCGCTACTGCCGGCCAAATAA
- a CDS encoding neutral/alkaline non-lysosomal ceramidase N-terminal domain-containing protein: MPRRFVLAHFLLLIGFLVISDFGSALAAEDAKPVFRAGAATSNITPPLGELIVGGWKPTPAAYIHDQLHARCLVLDDGKTKLAIVVCDNLHIPRVVLDQAKKYVEQETGIPASHQLIASTHTHSATTALGPFYLLDHPEPTDYQKFLARRIADGIRCAINQLEPAQIAWGTVDEPTEVFNRRWYVKNTTLLSNPFGGIDQVRMNPPKGSDALDHPAGPTDPQISFISVQSKDGRPISLLANYSLHYVGGVGPEEVSADYFGYFAKFITEKLNAKETTPAFVGILSNGTSGDINNINFSEKGGKSYARYEKMQEVAQNVADRVADAHADLKFRSDITLDAIATDLTLAVRKPTPEIMENYALVRQREKAGEPPVFVHEVTYANRIDKILASPDSVNVPLQALRIGDLAISASPFETFVEIGLELKGSTPFPSTFTIELANGSYGYLPTPEQHRLGGYETWLGTNVVEYEASTKLTKTLLDLQQTLKDRQ; encoded by the coding sequence ATGCCACGCCGATTCGTCCTCGCGCACTTCCTCTTGCTCATCGGATTTCTCGTAATATCAGATTTCGGTTCAGCGCTCGCGGCCGAAGATGCGAAGCCGGTCTTTCGCGCCGGCGCGGCGACCAGCAACATTACTCCGCCGCTGGGCGAATTGATCGTCGGCGGTTGGAAGCCGACGCCAGCCGCTTACATTCATGATCAACTCCACGCTCGCTGCCTGGTGCTGGACGACGGCAAAACAAAGCTGGCGATCGTCGTCTGCGACAACCTCCACATTCCCCGCGTCGTCCTCGATCAGGCGAAGAAGTATGTCGAACAGGAAACCGGCATCCCGGCCAGTCACCAACTGATCGCGTCGACGCATACCCATTCGGCCACCACCGCGCTTGGTCCCTTCTACCTGCTCGACCATCCGGAGCCGACCGACTACCAGAAGTTTCTCGCTCGTCGGATCGCCGACGGCATTCGCTGTGCGATCAATCAACTAGAGCCGGCGCAAATCGCGTGGGGAACCGTCGACGAACCGACGGAAGTCTTCAATCGTCGCTGGTACGTCAAAAACACGACCCTCCTCTCGAATCCTTTCGGCGGAATTGACCAGGTTCGGATGAATCCGCCGAAGGGAAGCGACGCGCTCGATCACCCGGCCGGCCCGACCGATCCGCAGATCAGCTTCATCTCGGTGCAAAGCAAAGATGGACGCCCGATCTCGCTGTTGGCCAACTACTCGCTCCACTACGTCGGCGGCGTCGGTCCCGAAGAGGTCTCGGCCGATTACTTCGGCTACTTCGCCAAGTTCATCACCGAAAAGCTGAACGCCAAAGAAACGACGCCTGCCTTCGTCGGCATCCTCTCCAACGGCACCAGCGGCGACATCAACAACATCAACTTCTCCGAAAAAGGGGGCAAGTCGTACGCTCGCTACGAAAAGATGCAGGAGGTCGCCCAGAACGTCGCCGATCGCGTCGCCGACGCCCACGCCGACCTGAAGTTCCGCAGCGACATCACCTTGGACGCGATCGCCACGGACTTGACGCTTGCAGTTCGTAAACCGACGCCGGAGATCATGGAGAACTACGCCTTGGTTCGTCAGCGCGAAAAGGCAGGCGAGCCGCCGGTCTTCGTCCACGAAGTGACCTACGCCAACCGAATCGACAAGATTCTGGCGTCCCCTGATTCCGTCAACGTGCCGCTGCAAGCGCTACGGATCGGCGACCTGGCGATTTCGGCGAGCCCGTTTGAAACGTTCGTCGAGATCGGTCTCGAACTGAAAGGAAGCACTCCCTTCCCTAGCACGTTCACCATCGAATTGGCGAACGGTTCGTATGGCTATCTCCCGACACCCGAGCAACATCGCTTGGGCGGGTACGAAACCTGGCTCGGCACGAATGTCGTCGAGTACGAAGCTTCGACGAAGTTGACCAAGACGCTGCTCGACTTGCAGCAAACCTTGAAAGATCGCCAATAG